Proteins from a single region of Synchiropus splendidus isolate RoL2022-P1 chromosome 3, RoL_Sspl_1.0, whole genome shotgun sequence:
- the LOC128756585 gene encoding F-box only protein 41-like has translation MSSSISSPACLEMPYFCPRCGDQFRFSSVPELRAHLVSQHTYETLLMLSQARVRSSRPGALLPLPGPAAFQKQASSQDTEPHSLSLPLACLDLASSSASGKLLSDLFNPVDRSLGDSQTKPSLMLALPGPLEAFPGRRLGDMALQLGLDRGVSVSIGLEERLGLGLDRSISKTLAQVEEKVNRRMGRLMVALKRREASLERERRTGEQLKKEKLEVEKQVVHLSKQVSVAMEMTEKLKAELQGREKELSEQQQEMEGIERFLRETAVKEAEAKSRLQVFIETLLDRADRAERQLLKLSSQDRYTPLLCRGGRSLDASTDDFLDNKAHEVIGNRRSFSVSGSYRLGEQLHGLHPCSGDSGRMRTASLGSEFWNIQESICRHPLAPSWSNSEKGRVTDRRERFWVGESGWGQTWSKNSRRQHSTDEDDEEEEEEEEGPWSRAELRRHIFSRTHTPGSELPSSTRSSPSLRCGSDRQLEADTLRLRAALFCVFPYLDVSSLLRAAEVCSDWRFVARHPAVWTRVRLESARVSSQFLITLSQWCTQTQCVELNNLKPRSRRPEESQEEYHNDIRGSLEPGLEALLRSAGGSLFHLSIAQCPDILTDRSMWLVSCYCRNLNTLVYRSSTDPLGQEVLWALGASCRSICSLHVAPSHPCLQSTHFGSRCLQMIGRCWPHLRSLSVGGAGCGTQGLVSVVRSCAHLQVLALERINDLGLQAATELCNAGLRSLQTLILTHTPVSGQAILHFHGCCANIRQITVEISADDYFEDTDTEESKHLYGEILSTLKILQTRPGLSEVLQIKVT, from the exons ATGTCTTCCTCTATCTCCTCCCCCGCCTGTTTGGAGATGCCCTACTTCTGTCCACGCTGTGGTGACCAGTTCAGGTTTTCATCAGTGCCTGAACTTCGGGCTCATCTGGTCAGCCAACACACCTATGAGACTCTGCTAATGCTATCACAG GCTCGAGTAAGAAGCTCCAGGCCGGGCGCCCTCCTCCCATTACCTGGTCCAGCTGCATTCCAAAAACAAGCCTCTTCTCAGGACACGGAGCCCCACAGCCTCTCACTGCCCCTGGCCTGTCTGGATCTGGCCTCATCGTCGGCCTCCGGAAAGCTGCTGAGTGATTTGTTTAACCCGGTCGATCGCTCTCTCGGCGACAGCCAAACTAAGCCCTCCCTGATGCTCGCCCTGCCTGGCCCTCTAGAGGCATTTCCTGGGAGAAGGCTGGGAGACATGGCGCTCCAGCTGGGTCTGGATCGGGGGGTTTCAGTGAGCATCGgactggaggagaggctgggttTGGGCCTGGACCGCTCCATCTCCAAAACACTGGCGCAGGTAGAGGAGAAGGTGAACCGGCGCATGGGCCGACTGATGGTGGCGCTAAAGAGACGGGAGGCGTCCCTGGAGCGGGAGAGGCGGACGGGAGAGCAACTGAAAAAGGAGAAACTGGAAGTGGAGAAGCAGGTGGTGCACTTGTCCAAGCAG gtctcagttgccatggagatgacAGAAAAATTAAAGGCCGAGTTGCAAGGGAGGGAGAAGGAGCTGAGTGAACAGCAGCA GGAGATGGAGGGCATCGAACGTTTCTTAAGGGAGACGGCGGTGAAAGAGGCGGAAGCGAAATCCAGGCTGCAG GTGTTTATCGAGACATTATTGGACCGCGCAGACCGAGCCGAGCGGCAGcttctgaagctgagctcacAAGACAGATACACACCTCTGCTGTGCCGTGGCGGACGCAGTCTGGACGCCAGCACGGACGACTTTCTCGACAACAAGGCTCACGAAGTCATAGGTAACCGG AGAAGTTTCAGTGTCTCTGGGTCGTACCGACTGGGAGAGCAGCTGCACGGCCTTCATCCCTGCAG CGGCGACTCTGGGAGAATGAGGACAGCATCTCTGGGTTCAGAGTTTTGGAACATCCAGGAGTCGATCTGCCGCCATCCACTGGCCCCCAGTTGGTCCAATAGTGAGAAGGGGAGAGTGACTGACAGGAGGGAGCGGTTCTG GGTGGGGGAGAGTGGATGGGGCCAAACATGGAGCAAAAACAGCCGCCGACAACACAGCACggatgaagacgatgaagaagaggaagaggaggaagaaggaccCTGGAGCCGAGCCGAACTCAGACGGCATATTTTCTCGCGAACGCACACCCCTGGATCAG AGCTCCCCTCCTCCACCCGCTCCTCTCCCTCGCTGCGCTGCGGCAGTGATCGACAGCTGGAGGCGGACACCTTACGGCTGAGAGCAGCGCTCTTCTGCGTGTTTCCATATTTAGACGTCTCTTCCCTGCTGCGAGCGGCCGAGGTTTGCTCCGATTGGAGGTTCGTCGCCCGACACCCTGCTGTTTGGACTCGCGTGCGACTGGAGAGCGCCAGAGTGTCTTCACAG TTCCTCATCACTTTGTCTCAGTGGTGCACACAAACTCAGTGTGTGGAGCTCAACAACCTGAAGCCTCGAAGTCGACGGCCAGAGGAGTCTCAGGAAGAGTATCACAACGACATTCG AGGGAGTCTTGAGCCTGGGCTGGAAGCCTTGCTGcggtcagcagggggcagtcTGTTCCACCTGTCCATCGCTCAGTGTCCCGACATCCTGACAGACCGGAGCATGTGGCTGGTGAGCTGCTACTGTCGGAACCTGAACACACTTGTTTACAG GAGTTCCACTGATCCTCTGGGTCAGGAGGTACTTTGGGCTCTCGGTGCTAGCTGCAGGAGCATCTGCAGCCTCCACGTGGCGCCATCACACCCCTG CCTTCAGTCCACTCATTTCGGCAGCCGGTGTCTGCAGATGATTGGTCGCTGTTGGCCACACCTCCGCTCCCTCAGCGTGGGCGGAGCCGGCTGTGGGACTCAGGGACTGGTTTCTGTTG TGCGCAGCTGCGCTCACCTGCAGGTCTTGGCGTTGGAGCGCATTAACGACCTCGGCCTGCAGGCGGCGACAGAGCTTTGCAATGCTGGGCTGAGGAGCCTGCAGACTCTCATTCTGACGCACACCCCGGTCAGCGGCCAGGCGATCCTGCACTTCCACG GCTGCTGTGCGAACATCAGGCAGATCACGGTGGAGATCTCAGCCGACGATTATTTCGAGGACACGGACACAGAGGAGTCCAAACACTTGTA
- the LOC128756587 gene encoding steroid 17-alpha-hydroxylase/17,20 lyase isoform X2, translated as MDLCLPCTWDLIAPSLSTTINTREKFYFRKEKTSLDGQACTKLLQVTTDLLTRGGKDIAFSDYSPLWKQHRRLVHNSFTLFGEGTSRLQDIVLAEVDCLCEELLAYKGRSVDPYPAITRAVTNVVCTLVFNTTYRPGDAELQQVIEYNNGIVQTITKGGLVDIFPWMKVFPNNCLKKLKECIVVRDRLLDRKLKEHKESLSEGEPRDLLDALVKGQMSDRRGQRSAASDEEGITDDHVLMTAAEAFGAGVETTSTTLLWILAYLLHHPEVQERVQKELDEKVGSERQVCVSDRGRLSYLDAVINEGMRIRPVSPVLIPHTAMTDSSIAGHVVHRGTRVLVNLWSIHHDPQHWDKPDLFSPERFLDDRGQRVTPACFLPFGAGPRVCVGESLARVELFLFLSSLLQRMSFQLPHGDAPPNLQGRLGVVLQPLPYKAIITPRAGWECPVK; from the exons ATGGACCTCTGTTTGCCCTGTACCTGGGACCTCATCGCACCATCGTTGTCAACAACCATCAACACGCGCGAGAAGTTTTACTTCAGAAAGGAAAAGACTTCGCTGGACGGCCAAGCATG CACCAAGCTCCTGCAGGTGACCACCGACCTGTTGACCCGAGGGGGGAAAGACATTGCGTTTTCCGACTACTCCCCTCTGTGGAAGCAGCACCGCCGCCTGGTGCACAACTCCTTCACGCTGTTCGGAGAAGGAACCAGTCGCCTGCAGGACATCG TCCTTGCAGAAGTCGACTGCCTGTGTGAGGAGCTGCTGGCCTACAAGGGGCGCAGCGTCGACCCCTATCCTGCCATCACCCGGGCCGTCACCAATGTGGTGTGCACGCTGGTGTTTAACACCACCTACAGGCCTGGAGAcgctgagctgcagcaggtcaTCGAGTACAACAACGGCATTGTGCAGACGATAACCAAGGGTGGACTGGTGGACATTTTTCCCTGGATGAAG GTGTTTCCGAACAACTGTCTTAAAAAGCTGAAGGAGTGCATTGTTGTCAGAGACCGACTGCTCGACCGCAAGCTGAAGGAACACAAG GAGTCGCTGAGCGAAGGTGAGCCGCGGGATCTCCTCGATGCTCTGGTCAAGGGTCAGATGAGCGACAGACGTGGTCAAAGGTCGGCGGCATCAGATGAAGAGGGGATCACAGACGACCACGTGTTGATGACGGCGGCCGAAGCGTTCGGAGCCGGCGTAGAGACCACGTCCACCACCCTGCTGTGGATCCTGGCTTACCTGCTGCACCATCCCGAG GTCCAGGAGCGCGTGCAGAAGGAGCTGGATGAGAAGGTGGGGAGTGAGCGACAGGTGTGCGTCTCAGACCGAGGCAGGCTTTCGTACCTGGACGCCGTCATCAACGAGGGCATGAGGATCAGACCGGTCAGCCCGGTGTTGATCCCGCACACAGCCATGACTGACAGCAG CATCGCCGGCCACGTTGTCCATCGCGGGACTCGTGTTTTGGTCAACCTGTGGTCAATCCATCACGACCCCCAACACTGGGACAAACCAGACTTGTTCTCACCAG AGCGTTTCCTGGACGACCGAGGGCAGCGGGTCACGCCCGCTTGCTTTCTGCCCTTTGGTGCCGGCCCTCGGGTTTGTGTCGGGGAGTCCCTCGCCAGAGTGGAGcttttcctcttcctgtcttcGCTGCTCCAGAGAATGAGCTTCCAGCTGCCACACGGTGACGCCCCACCCAACCTGCAGGGCCGACTCGGGGTGGTCCTGCAGCCTCTGCCCTATAAAGCCATCATCACGCCAAGAGCAGGGTGGGAGTGTCCCGTCAAATAA
- the LOC128756587 gene encoding steroid 17-alpha-hydroxylase/17,20 lyase isoform X3, with the protein MDLCLPCTWDLIAPSLSTTINTREKFYFRKEKTSLDGQACCNIHLSSTKLLQVTTDLLTRGGKDIAFSDYSPLWKQHRRLVHNSFTLFGEGTSRLQDIVLAEVDCLCEELLAYKGRSVDPYPAITRAVTNVVCTLVFNTTYRPGDAELQQVIEYNNGIVQTITKGGLVDIFPWMKVFPNNCLKKLKECIVVRDRLLDRKLKEHKESLSEGEPRDLLDALVKGQMSDRRGQRSAASDEEGITDDHVLMTAAEAFGAGVETTSTTLLWILAYLLHHPEVQERVQKELDEKVGSERQVCVSDRGRLSYLDAVINEGMRIRPVSPVLIPHTAMTDSRQHRRPRCPSRDSCFGQPVVNPSRPPTLGQTRLVLTRAFPGRPRAAGHARLLSALWCRPSGLCRGVPRQSGAFPLPVFAAPENELPAATR; encoded by the exons ATGGACCTCTGTTTGCCCTGTACCTGGGACCTCATCGCACCATCGTTGTCAACAACCATCAACACGCGCGAGAAGTTTTACTTCAGAAAGGAAAAGACTTCGCTGGACGGCCAAGCATG CTGTAATATACATTTAAGCAGCACCAAGCTCCTGCAGGTGACCACCGACCTGTTGACCCGAGGGGGGAAAGACATTGCGTTTTCCGACTACTCCCCTCTGTGGAAGCAGCACCGCCGCCTGGTGCACAACTCCTTCACGCTGTTCGGAGAAGGAACCAGTCGCCTGCAGGACATCG TCCTTGCAGAAGTCGACTGCCTGTGTGAGGAGCTGCTGGCCTACAAGGGGCGCAGCGTCGACCCCTATCCTGCCATCACCCGGGCCGTCACCAATGTGGTGTGCACGCTGGTGTTTAACACCACCTACAGGCCTGGAGAcgctgagctgcagcaggtcaTCGAGTACAACAACGGCATTGTGCAGACGATAACCAAGGGTGGACTGGTGGACATTTTTCCCTGGATGAAG GTGTTTCCGAACAACTGTCTTAAAAAGCTGAAGGAGTGCATTGTTGTCAGAGACCGACTGCTCGACCGCAAGCTGAAGGAACACAAG GAGTCGCTGAGCGAAGGTGAGCCGCGGGATCTCCTCGATGCTCTGGTCAAGGGTCAGATGAGCGACAGACGTGGTCAAAGGTCGGCGGCATCAGATGAAGAGGGGATCACAGACGACCACGTGTTGATGACGGCGGCCGAAGCGTTCGGAGCCGGCGTAGAGACCACGTCCACCACCCTGCTGTGGATCCTGGCTTACCTGCTGCACCATCCCGAG GTCCAGGAGCGCGTGCAGAAGGAGCTGGATGAGAAGGTGGGGAGTGAGCGACAGGTGTGCGTCTCAGACCGAGGCAGGCTTTCGTACCTGGACGCCGTCATCAACGAGGGCATGAGGATCAGACCGGTCAGCCCGGTGTTGATCCCGCACACAGCCATGACTGACAGCAGGCAG CATCGCCGGCCACGTTGTCCATCGCGGGACTCGTGTTTTGGTCAACCTGTGGTCAATCCATCACGACCCCCAACACTGGGACAAACCAGACTTGTTCTCACCAG AGCGTTTCCTGGACGACCGAGGGCAGCGGGTCACGCCCGCTTGCTTTCTGCCCTTTGGTGCCGGCCCTCGGGTTTGTGTCGGGGAGTCCCTCGCCAGAGTGGAGcttttcctcttcctgtcttcGCTGCTCCAGAGAATGAGCTTCCAGCTGCCACACGGTGA
- the LOC128756587 gene encoding steroid 17-alpha-hydroxylase/17,20 lyase isoform X4: protein MVTTDLLTRGGKDIAFSDYSPLWKQHRRLVHNSFTLFGEGTSRLQDIVLAEVDCLCEELLAYKGRSVDPYPAITRAVTNVVCTLVFNTTYRPGDAELQQVIEYNNGIVQTITKGGLVDIFPWMKVFPNNCLKKLKECIVVRDRLLDRKLKEHKESLSEGEPRDLLDALVKGQMSDRRGQRSAASDEEGITDDHVLMTAAEAFGAGVETTSTTLLWILAYLLHHPEVQERVQKELDEKVGSERQVCVSDRGRLSYLDAVINEGMRIRPVSPVLIPHTAMTDSSIAGHVVHRGTRVLVNLWSIHHDPQHWDKPDLFSPERFLDDRGQRVTPACFLPFGAGPRVCVGESLARVELFLFLSSLLQRMSFQLPHGDAPPNLQGRLGVVLQPLPYKAIITPRAGWECPVK from the exons ATG GTGACCACCGACCTGTTGACCCGAGGGGGGAAAGACATTGCGTTTTCCGACTACTCCCCTCTGTGGAAGCAGCACCGCCGCCTGGTGCACAACTCCTTCACGCTGTTCGGAGAAGGAACCAGTCGCCTGCAGGACATCG TCCTTGCAGAAGTCGACTGCCTGTGTGAGGAGCTGCTGGCCTACAAGGGGCGCAGCGTCGACCCCTATCCTGCCATCACCCGGGCCGTCACCAATGTGGTGTGCACGCTGGTGTTTAACACCACCTACAGGCCTGGAGAcgctgagctgcagcaggtcaTCGAGTACAACAACGGCATTGTGCAGACGATAACCAAGGGTGGACTGGTGGACATTTTTCCCTGGATGAAG GTGTTTCCGAACAACTGTCTTAAAAAGCTGAAGGAGTGCATTGTTGTCAGAGACCGACTGCTCGACCGCAAGCTGAAGGAACACAAG GAGTCGCTGAGCGAAGGTGAGCCGCGGGATCTCCTCGATGCTCTGGTCAAGGGTCAGATGAGCGACAGACGTGGTCAAAGGTCGGCGGCATCAGATGAAGAGGGGATCACAGACGACCACGTGTTGATGACGGCGGCCGAAGCGTTCGGAGCCGGCGTAGAGACCACGTCCACCACCCTGCTGTGGATCCTGGCTTACCTGCTGCACCATCCCGAG GTCCAGGAGCGCGTGCAGAAGGAGCTGGATGAGAAGGTGGGGAGTGAGCGACAGGTGTGCGTCTCAGACCGAGGCAGGCTTTCGTACCTGGACGCCGTCATCAACGAGGGCATGAGGATCAGACCGGTCAGCCCGGTGTTGATCCCGCACACAGCCATGACTGACAGCAG CATCGCCGGCCACGTTGTCCATCGCGGGACTCGTGTTTTGGTCAACCTGTGGTCAATCCATCACGACCCCCAACACTGGGACAAACCAGACTTGTTCTCACCAG AGCGTTTCCTGGACGACCGAGGGCAGCGGGTCACGCCCGCTTGCTTTCTGCCCTTTGGTGCCGGCCCTCGGGTTTGTGTCGGGGAGTCCCTCGCCAGAGTGGAGcttttcctcttcctgtcttcGCTGCTCCAGAGAATGAGCTTCCAGCTGCCACACGGTGACGCCCCACCCAACCTGCAGGGCCGACTCGGGGTGGTCCTGCAGCCTCTGCCCTATAAAGCCATCATCACGCCAAGAGCAGGGTGGGAGTGTCCCGTCAAATAA
- the LOC128756588 gene encoding early growth response protein 1-like, producing MLLERDDSFMSEFEDACSAWVDSVGSSPSDGAESDVGSPFCQALSPGTDASDSDFFSDLSDCSSDALSPSLSYSGSFFTEAELAPAATGLSSATDAILNMITEIVGICTEMEQQGDASTPAASASSAPDPAALQPVLVVKSEFGGHSCCGQARQDALQPGSSDPLLPLPALEQQVDVSDLIDSLLGVEAAQSELKAGAKQKPLALDDWLKSVAAAPVAGGDSGSYVISRPVVKTEPVQSGIDLHFPSSPALPSTLDAHLLSSLLQGAFPIMNISTAQAPAGAPKQQRGGRRAPAKAKAFPCHVHGCERRFSRSDELNRHVRIHTGQKPFQCSICARSFSRSDHLTTHTRTHTGEKPFSCDVCGKRFARSDERKRHGRVHVKQQLRAQMMAAYSLAVNAPGV from the exons ATGCTTCTGGAGCGCGACGACAGCTTCATGTCTGAGTTCGAGGACGCCTGCAGCGCCTGGGTGGACAgtgtgggttcgagtcccagCGACGGAGCCGAGTCCGACGTCGGATCTCCTTTCTGCCAAG CTCTCTCTCCGGGAACCGACGCCTCTGACTCAGATTTCTTCTCCGACTTGAGCGACTGCTCCTCGGACGCGCTCTCGCCCTCCCTCAGCTACAGCGGCAGCTTCTTCACCGAGGCGGAGTTGGCGCCGGCGGCAACAGGTCTGAGCAGCGCGACGGACGCCATCCTCAACATGATCACGGAAATCGTCGGGATCTGCACCGAGATGGAGCAGCAGGGCGACGCATCCACGCCCGCCGCCTCCGCCTCCTCCGCTCCCGACCCCGCCGCGTTGCAGCCGGTGCTGGTGGTGAAGAGCGAGTTTGGAGGCCACAGCTGCTGCGGACAGGCCCGGCAGGACGCGCTCCAGCCGGGGAGCAGCGACCCCCTCCTCCCGCTGCCCGCCCTGGAACAACAGGTGGATGTGAGCGACTTGATCGATTCCCTGCTCGGCGTTGAGGCCGCTCAGAGTGAGCTGAAGGCCGGAGCCAAGCAGAAGCCGCTGGCTCTGGACGACTGGCTCAAGAGCGTGGCTGCAGCACCTGTTGCAGGGGGAGATTCCGGCAGCTACGTCATCAGCCGGCCGGTCGTCAAGACGGAGCCCGTTCAGAGCGGGATCGACCTCCacttcccctcctcccccgccctCCCCTCCACCTTGGACGCGcatcttctctcctccctcctgcagggggcgttCCCCATCATGAACATCAGCACTGCGCAGGCGCCGGCCGGAGCCCCCAAGCAGCAGCGCGGGGGCCGCCGAGCTCCCGCCAAGGCGAAGGCGTTTCCTTGTCACGTGCACGGCTGCGAGCGTCGCTTCTCGCGCTCGGACGAGCTGAACAGGCACGTGCGCATCCACACCGGACAGAAGCCGTTCCAGTGCAGCATCTGCGCGCGCAGCTTCAGCCGCAGCGACCACCTGACcacgcacacgcgcacgcacaccgGGGAGAAGCCGTTCTCGTGCGACGTGTGCGGGAAGAGGTTCGCGCGCAGCGACGAGCGGAAAAGGCACGGCCGCGTGCACGTCAAGCAGCAGCTGCGCGCACAGATGATGGCCGCCTACTCACTGGCCGTGAACGCGCCTGGCGTCTGA
- the LOC128756587 gene encoding steroid 17-alpha-hydroxylase/17,20 lyase isoform X1: MDLCLPCTWDLIAPSLSTTINTREKFYFRKEKTSLDGQACCNIHLSSTKLLQVTTDLLTRGGKDIAFSDYSPLWKQHRRLVHNSFTLFGEGTSRLQDIVLAEVDCLCEELLAYKGRSVDPYPAITRAVTNVVCTLVFNTTYRPGDAELQQVIEYNNGIVQTITKGGLVDIFPWMKVFPNNCLKKLKECIVVRDRLLDRKLKEHKESLSEGEPRDLLDALVKGQMSDRRGQRSAASDEEGITDDHVLMTAAEAFGAGVETTSTTLLWILAYLLHHPEVQERVQKELDEKVGSERQVCVSDRGRLSYLDAVINEGMRIRPVSPVLIPHTAMTDSSIAGHVVHRGTRVLVNLWSIHHDPQHWDKPDLFSPERFLDDRGQRVTPACFLPFGAGPRVCVGESLARVELFLFLSSLLQRMSFQLPHGDAPPNLQGRLGVVLQPLPYKAIITPRAGWECPVK, from the exons ATGGACCTCTGTTTGCCCTGTACCTGGGACCTCATCGCACCATCGTTGTCAACAACCATCAACACGCGCGAGAAGTTTTACTTCAGAAAGGAAAAGACTTCGCTGGACGGCCAAGCATG CTGTAATATACATTTAAGCAGCACCAAGCTCCTGCAGGTGACCACCGACCTGTTGACCCGAGGGGGGAAAGACATTGCGTTTTCCGACTACTCCCCTCTGTGGAAGCAGCACCGCCGCCTGGTGCACAACTCCTTCACGCTGTTCGGAGAAGGAACCAGTCGCCTGCAGGACATCG TCCTTGCAGAAGTCGACTGCCTGTGTGAGGAGCTGCTGGCCTACAAGGGGCGCAGCGTCGACCCCTATCCTGCCATCACCCGGGCCGTCACCAATGTGGTGTGCACGCTGGTGTTTAACACCACCTACAGGCCTGGAGAcgctgagctgcagcaggtcaTCGAGTACAACAACGGCATTGTGCAGACGATAACCAAGGGTGGACTGGTGGACATTTTTCCCTGGATGAAG GTGTTTCCGAACAACTGTCTTAAAAAGCTGAAGGAGTGCATTGTTGTCAGAGACCGACTGCTCGACCGCAAGCTGAAGGAACACAAG GAGTCGCTGAGCGAAGGTGAGCCGCGGGATCTCCTCGATGCTCTGGTCAAGGGTCAGATGAGCGACAGACGTGGTCAAAGGTCGGCGGCATCAGATGAAGAGGGGATCACAGACGACCACGTGTTGATGACGGCGGCCGAAGCGTTCGGAGCCGGCGTAGAGACCACGTCCACCACCCTGCTGTGGATCCTGGCTTACCTGCTGCACCATCCCGAG GTCCAGGAGCGCGTGCAGAAGGAGCTGGATGAGAAGGTGGGGAGTGAGCGACAGGTGTGCGTCTCAGACCGAGGCAGGCTTTCGTACCTGGACGCCGTCATCAACGAGGGCATGAGGATCAGACCGGTCAGCCCGGTGTTGATCCCGCACACAGCCATGACTGACAGCAG CATCGCCGGCCACGTTGTCCATCGCGGGACTCGTGTTTTGGTCAACCTGTGGTCAATCCATCACGACCCCCAACACTGGGACAAACCAGACTTGTTCTCACCAG AGCGTTTCCTGGACGACCGAGGGCAGCGGGTCACGCCCGCTTGCTTTCTGCCCTTTGGTGCCGGCCCTCGGGTTTGTGTCGGGGAGTCCCTCGCCAGAGTGGAGcttttcctcttcctgtcttcGCTGCTCCAGAGAATGAGCTTCCAGCTGCCACACGGTGACGCCCCACCCAACCTGCAGGGCCGACTCGGGGTGGTCCTGCAGCCTCTGCCCTATAAAGCCATCATCACGCCAAGAGCAGGGTGGGAGTGTCCCGTCAAATAA